A single region of the Sphaeramia orbicularis chromosome 6, fSphaOr1.1, whole genome shotgun sequence genome encodes:
- the aqp9a gene encoding aquaporin-9a, with translation METKHKRSMRQHCALKHGIFKEFLAEFLGTFVLVLFGCGSVAQTVLSRNTLGEPLTVHIGFSVGLMMASYVAGGVSGGHVNPAVSLAMVILGKLKIWKFPFYVIAQFLGAFAGAAAVFGLYYDAFMDFTSGILSVTGINATGHIFASYPARHLSVLGGFIDQVVGTGMLVLCILAIIDGGNIGAPKGVEPLAIGLIIMAIGVSMGLNCGYPLNPARDLGPRLFTAVAGWGMEVFSTADYWWWIPVAGPMVGGVVAAVIYYLLIELHHHRDEPEKPHEEEEEEEEDEEDEDSSLKDKYEMITMS, from the exons ATGGAAACAAAACACAAGAGAAGTATGAGGCAACACTGTGCTCTCAAACATGGAATATTCAAGGAATTCCTGGCAGAATTCCTGGGAACATTTGTCTTGGTT tTATTTGGCTGTGGCTCCGTAGCTCAGACTGTCCTGAGTCGAAACACCCTCGGGGAGCCTCTTACCGTCCACATCGGCTTCTCTGTGGGGCTGATGATGGCATCTTACGTGGCCGGTGGAGTGTCAG GGGGGCATGTGAACCCTGCTGTGTCTCTGGCCATGGTGATTCTGGGCAAACTGAAGATCTGGAAGTTTCCATTTTATGTCATCGCCCAGTTTCTTGGTGCTTTTGCCGGGGCAGCTGCAGTCTTTGGATTATACTACG ATGCATTCATGGACTTCACCAGTGGGATTCTGTCAGTGACAGGAATCAATGCAACAGGTCACATTTTCGCCTCATATCCTGCGAGACACCTGTCAGTTCTTGGTGGCTTCATCGACCAG GTGGTGGGGACGGGGATGCTGGTGCTGTGTATCCTTGCGATCATCGATGGTGGAAACATTGGAGCTCCTAAAGGTGTGGAGCCTCTGGCCATCGGTCTGATCATCATGGCCATCGGTGTGTCCATGGGACTGAACTGTGGTTACCCCCTGAACCCTGCTCGAGACCTGGGACCCCGACTGTTCACAGCTGTGGCAGGATGGGGTATGGAGGTCTTCAG CACTGCAGACTACTGGTGGTGGATCCCTGTGGCGGGGCCCATGGTGGGGGGTGTGGTCGCAGCCGTGATTTACTACCTGCTCATCGAGCTGCACCACCACCGCGATGAGCCAGAGAAGCcccacgaggaggaggaagaggaagaggaagacgaggaggacgaGGACAGCAGCCTGAAGGACAAATATGAGATGATCACCATGAGCTAA
- the LOC115420446 gene encoding disintegrin and metalloproteinase domain-containing protein 10-like, with translation MDLSDMLLLKVFLFVYLLNYTQGHYRNPLNKYIRHYEGLSYDTELIHSNHQRAKRALSHEDKFLHLEFHAHGRHFNLRMKRDTTLFAQDLKLDFSGEEIPYDTSHIYSGEIYGEKGTLSHGSIVDGKFEGFIQSYHGTYYVEPADRYMEGKNVPFHSVIYHEDDILYPHKYGPEGGCADSSVFERMKKYQASAVGEPPKELHTEADSNDAVLLRKKRMAQAEKNTCQLFIQTDHLFYKYYKTREAVIAQISSHVKAIDAIYQGTDFMGIRNISFMVKRIRINTTNDEKDRSNPFRFANIGVEKFLELNSEQNHDDYCLAYVFTDRDFDDGVLGLAWVGAPSGSSGGICEKSKLYSDGKKKSLNTGIITVQNYASHVPPKVSHITFAHEVGHNFGSPHDSGSECTPGESKSQDKKEKGNYIMYARATSGDKLNNNKFSICSVRNISQVLEKKRSNCFVESGQPICGNGLVEPGEECDCGYSDQCKDQCCYDANQPDNKKCKLKSNKVCSPSQGPCCTAECTYKSRNDKCREESECAHQGMCNGVSAQCPTSEPKANFTACHGETQVCLNGGCSGSICEKYGLEACTCASQDGKDETELCHVCCMDKMNPNTCSSTGSERLARFFNKKVTTLPAGSPCNDFKGYCDVFMKCRLVDADGPLARLKKAIFNPELYENIAEWIVAHWWAVLLMGIALIMLMAGFIKICSVHTPSSNPKLPPPKPLPGTLKRRRAQQHANSQVQHQSQHQHGHSGHGGHGGHGGHGGQRQQQRQPQRQAQPQRHHRQPRENYQMGQMRR, from the exons ATGGATTTGTCAGATATGCTCCTTCTTAAAGTTTTCCTCTTCGTGTACTTACTTAACTACACCCAAG GACATTATAGGAATCCTCTGAACAAGTACATCCGTCACTATGAAGGCCTGTCGTATGACACAGAGCTTATTCACAGCAATCATCAGAGGGCCAAGAGGGCGCTCTCTCATGAAGACAAGTTCCTTCATTTAGAATTTCACGCCCATGGAAG GCATTTTAATTTACGTATGAAGAGAGATACCACCTTATTTGCTCAAGATTTGAAGCTGGATTTTTCAGGCGAAGAGATTCCATACGATACCTCCCATATCTACTCTGGAGAAATCTATG GTGAAAAAGGTACCCTCTCCCATGGCTCCATTGTGGATGGTAAGTTTGAGGGCTTCATTCAGAGCTACCATGGCACCTACTACGTGGAGCCCGCTGACAGATACATGGAGGGCAAGAATGTGCCTTTCCACTCCGTCATCTACCACGAAGACGACATAC TCTACCCGCACAAGTACGGTCCAGAGGGAGGCTGTGCTGATAGCTCAGTGTTTGAAAGGATGAAGAAGTATCAGGCCTCTGCTGTAGGGGAGCCACCCAAG GAGCTCCACACCGAGGCCGACTCGAATGACGCAGTGctgctgaggaagaagagaatGGCTCAGGCAGAGAAAAACACCTGCCAGCTCTTCATTCAGACTGACCACCTCTTCTACAAGTACTACAAAACCAGAGAGGCTGTCATTGCTCAG ATCTCCAGTCACGTCAAGGCCATCGACGCCATCTATCAGGGAACAGACTTCATGGGCATTCGCAACATCAGCTTCATGGTGAAAAGGATCAGG ATCAACACTACCAATGATGAGAAAGACAGATCCAACCCATTCCGCTTTGCTAATATTGGAGTGGAGAAGTTTCTGGAGCTGAACTCGGAACAGAACCATGACGACTACTGCTTGGCTTACGTTTTCACTGACAGAGACTTTGATGATGGAGTTTTGGGGTTGGCCTGGGTGGGAGCCCCTTCAG GGAGCTCCGGTGGAATTTGCGAGAAAAGTAAGCTGTATTCAGATGGCAAGAAGAAGTCTCTCAACACAGGAATAATAACTGTACAGAACTATGCCTCCCACGTACCTCCAAAAGTCTCCCATATCACTTTTGCACATGAAGTAGGACACAACTTTGGCTCCCCG cATGACTCTGGATCTGAGTGCACGCCAGGAGAATCCAAGAGCCAAGACAAGAAGGAGAAGGGCAATTATATCATGTATGCACGAGCTACATCGGGCGACAAACTCAACAATAATAAGTTCTCCATCTGTAGTGTGCGTAACATCAGCCAGGTGCTGGAGAAGAAAAGAAGCAACTGCTTTGTTG AGTCTGGGCAGCCCATCTGTGGGAATGGTCTGGTGGAGCCTGGAGAGGAGTGTGACTGTGGTTACAGTGACCAGTGCAAGGACCAGTGCTGCTACGACGCCAACCAGCCCGATAACAAGAAGTGCAAATTGAAGTCCAATAAAGTCTGCAG TCCCAGTCAGGGTCCCTGTTGCACCGCCGAGTGCACATACAAGAGTCGTAACGACAAGTGCAGAGAGGAATCGGAATGTGCTCACCAGGGCATGTGTAATGGAGTCAGCGCTCAGTGCCCCACATCCGAGCCCAAAGCCAACTTCACCGCCTGCCACGGAGAAACTCAAGTCTGCCTCAACGGG GGCTGCTCTGGGTCCATCTGTGAAAAGTATGGACTCGAGGCGTGTACCTGCGCCAGCCAAGATGGCAAGGATGAGACTGAGCTGTGCCACGTGTGCTGCATGGACAAGA TGAATCCGAACACATGCAGCAGTACAGGGTCCGAGCGCTTGGCTCGGTTCTTCAATAAGAAGGTGACCACCCTTCCGGCTGGCTCACCCTGCAATGACTTCAAGGGCTACTGTGACGTGTTCATGAAGTGCCGCCTGGTGGACGCAGATGGACCTCTTGCCAGGCTGAAGAAGGCCATCTTTAACCCAGAGCTTTATGAAAATATAGCCGAGTGGATTGTG GCCCACTGGTGGGCAGTACTACTGATGGGTATCGCTCTCATCATGCTCATGGCTGGTTTCATCAAGATCTGCAGTGTTCACACACCAAGCAGTAACCCCAAACTCCCCCCACCTAAACCACTTCCAG GCACTTTGAAGAGGAGGCGAGCGCAGCAGCATGCCAACTCCCAGGTGCAGCACCAGTCTCAGCACCAGCACGGCCACAGCGGTCACGGTGGCCACGGCGGCCATGGCGGCCACGGCGGCCAACGACAACAGCAGAGGCAGCCGCAGCGACAGGCGCAGCCGCAGAGGCACCACCGTCAGCCCAGAGAGAACTATCAAATGGGCCAGATGAGACGCTGA